One window from the genome of Dehalococcoidia bacterium encodes:
- a CDS encoding thiazole synthase, with product MNDDTLVIGGKAYRSRLMVGTGKYSSPEECVAALDASGAEIVTVAIRRLDLDNPNARTELDYIDWERYTILPNTAGCKTAEEAVFTARLARELTGSTLVKLEVIPDPRYLLPDPIGTLQAAEILVREGFTVLPYIHADPVLAKRLEEVGCATVMPLGSPIGSGRGIFTLEEIQIIIENASVPVVVDAGLGAPSEASLALEIGADAVLVNTAIAKAKDPVAMAEAFKLGVQAGRLAYRAGRIEKKTIASPSSPVEGVAALPGR from the coding sequence ATGAATGACGACACACTGGTAATCGGCGGCAAGGCCTACCGGTCGAGGCTGATGGTCGGGACAGGGAAGTACTCCTCACCGGAGGAATGCGTGGCGGCCCTGGATGCCTCCGGCGCCGAGATCGTGACGGTGGCCATCAGGCGCCTCGACCTCGACAACCCCAACGCCCGGACGGAGCTCGACTACATCGACTGGGAGCGTTACACGATCCTGCCCAACACGGCCGGCTGCAAGACAGCGGAGGAAGCGGTCTTCACCGCCCGGCTGGCGCGCGAACTCACCGGCTCGACCCTCGTCAAGCTGGAGGTCATCCCCGACCCGCGGTACCTCTTGCCTGACCCAATCGGCACCCTGCAGGCGGCTGAGATACTGGTGCGCGAGGGCTTCACGGTGCTCCCGTACATTCACGCCGACCCCGTGCTCGCCAAACGCCTGGAGGAGGTCGGCTGCGCCACCGTGATGCCTCTCGGCTCGCCCATAGGCTCCGGGCGCGGTATCTTTACCCTAGAAGAAATCCAGATCATCATCGAGAACGCCAGCGTCCCGGTCGTGGTCGATGCCGGGCTAGGGGCGCCTTCGGAGGCCTCGCTGGCCCTGGAGATCGGCGCCGATGCTGTGCTGGTGAACACGGCCATCGCCAAAGCGAAGGACCCGGTGGCCATGGCGGAAGCCTTCAAGCTTGGAGTGCAGGCCGGCCGCCTGGCTTACCGGGC
- the thiD gene encoding bifunctional hydroxymethylpyrimidine kinase/phosphomethylpyrimidine kinase produces MAVYRALTIAGSDSGGGAGIQADLKTFSALGVYGASVITAVTAQDTRRVYGFVEMAPEFVAAQIDAVLGDIGADAVKTGMLASAAIIEAVAERLQRWEVTSLVVDPVMVAKGGDKLLRDDAVQALKAKLLPLALVVTPNVPEAEVLVGRKLATWDDLREAAREIHAMGARNVVMKGGHLDEPTVTDTLFDGRTFREFTVGRVETNSTHGTGCTFASAIAATLAKGETVEHAVMAAKAYVTKALQEAFPLGRGHGPVHHFYRWWRPAGE; encoded by the coding sequence ATGGCGGTCTACAGGGCGCTAACCATCGCGGGCTCGGACTCGGGCGGCGGGGCCGGCATTCAGGCCGACCTCAAGACCTTCTCGGCGCTCGGCGTTTACGGCGCCAGCGTGATCACCGCTGTCACGGCTCAGGACACCAGGCGTGTCTACGGCTTCGTCGAGATGGCGCCGGAGTTCGTGGCGGCACAGATCGACGCGGTGCTCGGCGACATCGGCGCCGACGCCGTCAAGACCGGCATGCTGGCCAGCGCGGCGATTATCGAAGCTGTGGCGGAGCGGTTGCAGCGCTGGGAGGTCACAAGCCTGGTCGTCGACCCGGTGATGGTCGCCAAGGGCGGCGACAAGCTGCTGCGAGACGATGCCGTCCAGGCGTTGAAGGCGAAGCTCTTGCCTCTGGCCCTCGTCGTGACGCCGAACGTGCCCGAAGCGGAGGTGCTCGTGGGACGAAAGCTGGCGACCTGGGACGACCTGCGTGAGGCCGCGCGGGAGATCCACGCCATGGGCGCGCGCAACGTGGTCATGAAAGGCGGCCACCTCGACGAGCCCACGGTGACCGATACGCTTTTCGACGGCCGGACGTTCCGCGAGTTTACCGTCGGCAGAGTCGAGACGAACAGCACGCACGGCACGGGCTGCACCTTCGCCTCGGCCATTGCCGCTACGCTGGCGAAGGGCGAGACGGTGGAGCATGCGGTCATGGCGGCGAAGGCCTATGTGACGAAGGCGCTCCAGGAGGCGTTCCCGCTGGGCCGCGGCCACGGACCCGTGCACCACTTCTATCGCTGGTGGCGGCCGGCAGGAGAGTGA